A region from the Vicia villosa cultivar HV-30 ecotype Madison, WI linkage group LG3, Vvil1.0, whole genome shotgun sequence genome encodes:
- the LOC131656194 gene encoding uncharacterized protein LOC131656194 gives MTSLGNLSCCSYYLLFALTHASFSGSSLPYLKPWRNCRQGETWLRWRSTENLRIPLQCLCYSPLHGLDLSELWQIAWIIPALWSLLSYTLLLVICVLWAHKKYGKEVDIFQDLDVLDTWFSRYLQTRHHMKKR, from the exons ATGACTTCTCTGGGAAATCTTAGTTGCTGTTCGTACTACCTGTTGTTTGCCTTGACTCATGCTTCATTCTCTGgatcttctcttccttatctaAAACCTTGGAGAAACTGCAG ACAAGGAGAAACTTGGCTAAGATGGAGATCTACCGAAAATTTACGAATACCCTTGCAGTGTCTGTGCTATTCTCCATTGCATGGATTGGATTTGAG TGAGCTGTGGCAAATTGCTTGGATTATTCCTGCTTTATGGTCCCTGCTTTCATATACTCTCTTGCTGGTGATATGTGTCCTTTGGGCTCACAAGAAATATGGAAAGGAGGTTGACATATTTCAGGATCTGGATGTTCTCGACACTTGGTTTTCAAG ATATTTACAGACACGTCACCATATGAAAAAGAGATAA